In one window of Schistocerca gregaria isolate iqSchGreg1 unplaced genomic scaffold, iqSchGreg1.2 ptg000691l, whole genome shotgun sequence DNA:
- the LOC126319998 gene encoding uncharacterized protein LOC126319998, producing the protein MPCYATGLFPLFSQASMQIKPKVIDIINLYFLPLGKHLIPCLNGLIMSLSTGLEETNSELYDTVKQLLDDVCEKVGSVAFYQSIWKNILLNSSVRLGCINYLMMRIPVDSSKDIEVYFPDRNVLVVNALLRSLEDPGFLILRGNLDLLLTHFKIKEQIFDSESFLEIIEKAFYLLIRKDPSLNRRIYGWLLGDREDDESYYVSFAKSQVIEVIKRMIKNSVSDLKTALRSFEIILNLLEKPEVGVHVIPSIFADIMDLLHQYNLKKGESVKELVVYVEEILERLKLEVVWQYTLNLLESADDGAEDSRTRGIGCIRTMLNWIPQLTKSQYLETYFPKLLSALAGKCREALAGKDGTVIYLVLQLILERLTKLREAPVQSSPSAASPTTPLPRPSEELVRAVRTFEEFCTALLDLFVEIFCTEKRESDAAELNFDLSWLGASGDDSSRSDQALKTFDLLCKVIVSFYASFDIDPPHLSDRDSPPSWLRSVRASLRSFYPPAFCTALKMLGEFVNLPPTEARCELKTRMALHSAPFYRDTASHLWTLLSAGDGKFRDWMLGAFLDLQKTCPDICDDVVSESMLSLSLETKVKAHQCFSRLWKMAGNAGCQKIFNKTLFLMLDSLNAEHPILRLVGNSWLTESIDRIEQVFDPVLHIFFEASVSRKNKVYLFEYDCRRIFYAFKVLRLIMECGYDMFMQRAIERPLSREMLELGRGRRSEGDGGQDEEAAEQGACFEQGIEATTYFHIFVSEALGFLSGMPGGHASEEFVSKNKMVQGEAASFLLFLLSKAPYFFDQNITAILMVQLLKVLDMAITIRHLALQVSALRLFLELTSIYVNTVEYQAVEGEAEGIDRMWLSDGFLSTLQRGILLGNLEACNVRFYWLDFLSKLLRLLESRGCYRSIICVSVEVLTGILDKDDASADVTSVFDSLIFLVEFIFKHFCPPSKLSPVKYASAVQAPMPSKSSRITGLFRGFFTNERPSPQVVRVQNPEALLPMLGALDEMVQVFVKIWGRMELRPASGGGGQECSSLVSEIELQNHLLLQNQILRVTEALYDKDPARLMAFLLRDWCYIMINSAPSPEVRRHKQVVLSIVNHMRNTTAASVFDALDQLIDISRASDNKRIIHAAQIRKRGLQFIHAQDAVILDFAYHFSNSRDEYPESTWPAFRAFVKTALNSHNSHAIVFVFPLLDTFLKWCPIKVNKTKKKVQVLIVKAVETALLIANRTFLDLFCDDRTEYKFSDAEDISFRNNTTVDEAWMARVKHYAASQVLAVLRDYLVSIFEQAAEDSKNILYNSWMNTVRHLIDMFQNEYTKSPKLMEKAMEVLSSISMAPAVIDSKIWKKDMIELFFRLPNVFGATSVSQLQSYRIIVNALFNPNTDDIGAWAEFVRQFSKWTGQNIFINAQEMKNQRLQFIKKLVFILISGQTDQYLDYLPFIQEKLVELLRNRDGNADIFANVFLCLRVIFVRTNQNSLSFFWPIIVTELLGAFLEPEPDYVLVVTKFMDLLDSLLLEQFNLYKWMFTSDQPCDSIEGEQLFVPLVDYVSNKEPYSAPVDSAASKFHFQESVAADRRATLTITVHEFGFEKAADWKLFLNQLRKYSQTTYEKRIRSLYPVSMDEVEEFILADLVSSFSHDARFYATKKITAGDGSDSKGVSAKKGRPDSPAAPEQQQPSSRDNAQPPGSAQPAANEALMSLSLDPDVGDSLAPSLSSQAYLGTSVESVPKLVRLHRQQSLNYQLLSAAGLAELTDAQGLVAQVDIASSSNADLQTASSSLEQNSNATLFGDLLE; encoded by the coding sequence ATGCCTTGCTACGCGACGGGTCTCTTTCCCTTGTTTTCCCAGGCGTCCATGCAAATTAAGCCCAAGGTCATCGACATCATCAATCTCTATTTCCTTCCGCTGGGCAAGCACCTGATACCGTGTTTGAACGGCCTTATCATGTCGTTGTCTACTGGACTAGAGGAGACGAATTCCGAGCTTTACGACACGGTGAAGCAGCTCTTGGACGACGTCTGCGAGAAGGTGGGGAGCGTCGCGTTTTACCAGTCCATTTGGAAGAATATTTTGTTAAATTCTAGCGTGCGTCTGGGATGCATTAATTACCTGATGATGCGCATTCCCGTGGACAGCTCGAAGGACATAGAGGTCTACTTTCCGGATCGCAACGTGCTGGTGGTGAACGCGCTGCTTCGCTCGTTGGAGGACCCGGGCTTTTTGATTTTGAGAGGCAATTTGGACCTTTTGTTGACACATTTCAAAATTAAGGAGCAGATATTTGACTCAGAAAGCTTTCTGGAGATCATCGAAAAGGCCTTTTATTTGTTAATTAGAAAGGATCCCAGCCTGAACCGGCGCATTTACGGTTGGCTGCTCGGCGACAGGGAGGACGACGAGAGTTATTACGTGTCCTTCGCCAAGTCCCAGGTCATAGAGGTGATAAAGCGAATGATCAAGAACTCCGTGAGCGACTTGAAGACGGCGCTGCGCTCGTTCGAAATCATTTTGAACCTCCTCGAGAAGCCCGAGGTGGGCGTGCACGTGATACCGAGCATATTCGCGGACATCATGGATTTGCTGCACCAGTACAACCTCAAGAAGGGCGAATCGGTGAAGGAGTTGGTAGTGTACGTGGAGGAGATACTGGAGAGGCTGAAGTTGGAGGTGGTGTGGCAGTACACTCTGAATTTGCTGGAGAGCGCCGACGACGGAGCCGAGGACAGCCGTACGAGGGGCATAGGGTGCATTAGGACGATGCTGAATTGGATTCCGCAGTTGACGAAGAGCCAGTATTTGGAGACGTACTTTCCCAAGCTGTTGAGCGCGTTGGCGGGCAAGTGCAGAGAGGCGTTGGCCGGGAAGGACGGCACGGTGATTTATTTGGTGCTACAACTGATTTTGGAGAGACTGACCAAGCTTCGAGAGGCGCCCGTTCAGAGTTCGCCGAGCGCGGCGTCTCCGACGACGCCGCTGCCGCGCCCGTCGGAGGAGCTGGTGCGGGCGGTTAGGACGTTTGAGGAGTTTTGTACCGCGCTGCTAGAcctttttgtggaaatattttgtacCGAAAAAAGAGAGTCGGACGCGGCTGAGCTGAATTTCGACTTGTCTTGGCTCGGCGCGAGCGGCGACGACTCTTCGAGGAGCGACCAGGCGTTGAAGACGTTCGACCTGCTGTGCAAGGTGATTGTGTCTTTTTACGCGTCGTTCGACATTGACCCGCCCCATCTGAGCGACCGGGATTCGCCGCCCTCGTGGCTCAGGTCCGTTAGGGCGTCTTTGCGGTCGTTCTACCCGCCCGCCTTTTGCACGGCGCTGAAGATGTTGGGCGAGTTCGTGAATTTGCCGCCCACGGAGGCTCGGTGCGAGCTGAAGACGCGCATGGCGCTGCACTCGGCCCCCTTCTACCGAGACACGGCGAGCCACCTGTGGACGCTTCTGAGCGCGGGGGACGGCAAGTTTCGCGACTGGATGCTCGGGGCGTTTTTGGACCTTCAGAAGACGTGTCCGGACATTTGCGACGACGTCGTGTCCGAGTCGATGCTGTCGCTGTCGCTGGAGACGAAGGTGAAGGCGCACCAGTGCTTCTCGCGACTGTGGAAGATGGCTGGCAACGCGGGCTGTCAAAAAATTTTCAACAAGACGTTGTTTTTGATGCTTGACAGTTTGAACGCGGAGCACCCGATCTTGCGCCTGGTGGGGAACAGCTGGCTGACGGAGTCGATTGACCGCATAGAGCAGGTGTTCGACCCGGTGCTGCACATCTTTTTCGAAGCGTCGGTTTCGAGGAAGAACAAGGTGTACCTCTTCGAATACGACTGCCGCCGCATATTCTACGCGTTCAAggtgttgcggctgataatggagtgCGGCTACGACATGTTCATGCAGCGAGCGATCGAGAGGCCGCTGTCGAGGGAGATGCTCGAGCTGGGGCGCGGGCGACGGTCGGAGGGCGACGGCGGCCAGGACGAGGAGGCGGCCGAGCAGGGCGCGTGCTTCGAGCAAGGCATCGAGGCGACGACGTACTTTCACATTTTCGTTTCGGAGGCGCTGGGGTTCCTGTCGGGGATGCCGGGCGGCCACGCGTCGGAGGAGTTCGTGTCGAAGAACAAGATGGTGCAGGGCGAGGCCGCGAGCTTCTTGCTGTTTTTGTTGTCGAAGGCGCCCTATTTTTTCGACCAGAACATCACGGCGATTTTGATGGTGCAGTTGTTGAAGGTGCTCGACATGGCCATCACGATACGCCACTTGGCGCTGCAGGTGAGCGCGTTGAGGTTGTTTTTGGAGCTCACGTCGATTTACGTCAACACGGTGGAGTACCAGGCGGTGGAGGGCGAGGCGGAGGGGATCGACAGGATGTGGCTGTCGGATGGCTTTTTGAGCACGCTGCAGAGGGGGATTTTGCTGGGCAATTTGGAGGCGTGCAACGTGCGTTTTTATTGGTTGGATTTTTTGTCGAAGTTGCTTCGCCTGTTGGAGAGCCGTGGGTGCTACAGGAGCATCATATGCGTGTCGGTGGAGGTGCTGACTGGGATTTTGGACAAGGACGACGCGAGCGCGGACGTGACGAGCGTCTTCGACTCGCTGATATTTTTGGTCGAGTTCATTTTCAAGCATTTTTGTCCGCCCTCCAAGCTGTCTCCGGTGAAGTACGCGAGCGCGGTGCAGGCGCCGATGCCCTCGAAGTCCTCGCGGATTACGGGGTTGTTCCGGGGCTTTTTTACGAACGAGCGGCCGTCGCCGCAGGTCGTGAGGGTCCAGAATCCGGAGGCGCTGCTGCCGATGCTGGGCGCGCTGGACGAGATGGTGCAGGTGTTCGTCAAGATTTGGGGTCGCATGGAGTTGAGGCCGGCGAGCGGGGGGGGTGGGCAGGAGTGTTCCTCGCTGGTGTCGGAGATCGAGCTGCAGAACCACCTGCTGTTGCAGAATCAGATCCTGCGGGTGACCGAGGCGCTGTACGACAAGGATCCGGCGAGGCTGATGGCGTTCTTGCTTCGCGATTGGTGCTACATCATGATTAACAGCGCGCCGAGTCCCGAGGTGCGGAGGCACAAGCAGGTGGTGCTGAGCATCGTGAACCACATGCGGAACACCACGGCGGCGTCCGTGTTCGACGCGCTGGACCAGCTGATAGACATTTCGCGCGCGTCCGACAACAAGCGGATCATCCACGCGGCGCAAATACGGAAGAGGGGCCTGCAGTTCATTCACGCGCAGGACGCGGTGATTCTGGACTTCGCGTACCACTTTTCGAACTCTCGGGACGAGTATCCGGAGTCGACGTGGCCGGCGTTCCGCGCGTTCGTCAAGACCGCGCTGAACTCGCACAACTCGCACGCGATCGTGTTCGTGTTCCCGCTGCTGGACACGTTCCTGAAGTGGTGCCCGATCAAGGTGAACAAGACCAAGAAGAAGGTGCAGGTCCTGATCGTGAAGGCCGTGGAGACGGCGCTGCTGATCGCCAACCGCACGTTTTTGGACCTGTTTTGCGACGACCGGACGGAGTACAAGTTTTCGGACGCGGAGGACATCAGCTTCCGCAACAACACGACGGTGGACGAGGCGTGGATGGCGAGGGTGAAGCACTACGCCGCGAGCCAGGTGCTGGCCGTGCTCAGGGACTACCTGGTCTCCATCTTCGAGCAGGCGGCGGAGGACAGCAAGAACATCCTGTACAACTCGTGGATGAACACGGTGCGCCACCTGATCGACATGTTTCAGAACGAATACACGAAGTCCCCGAAGCTGATGGAGAAGGCGATGGAGGTGCTGAGCTCGATTTCGATGGCGCCCGCGGTGATCGACTCGAAAATCTGGAAAAAGGACATGATCGAGCTGTTCTTCCGCCTGCCGAACGTCTTCGGGGCGACGTCGGTGTCCCAGCTGCAGAGCTACAGGATCATCGTCAACGCGCTGTTCAACCCGAACACGGACGACATCGGGGCGTGGGCGGAGTTCGTGAGGCAGTTCTCCAAGTGGACCGGACAGAACATCTTCATCAACGCGCAGGAGATGAAGAACCAGCGCCTGCAGTTCATCAAGAAGCTGGTGTTCATCCTGATCTCCGGGCAGACCGACCAGTACTTGGACTACCTGCCGTTCATCCAGGAAAAGCTGGTGGAACTGCTGCGGAACCGCGACGGCAACGCGGACATCTTTGCGAACGTCTTTCTGTGTCTGCGGGTGATCTTCGTCAGGACGAACCAGAACTCGCTGAGCTTCTTTTGGCCGATCATCGTCACGGAACTGCTGGGCGCGTTCCTGGAGCCGGAGCCGGACTACGTGCTGGTGGTCACCAAGTTCATGGACCTGCTGGACTCGCTCCTGCTGGAACAGTTCAACCTGTACAAGTGGATGTTCACCAGCGACCAGCCGTGTGACTCGATCGAGGGCGAGCAGCTGTTCGTTCCCCTGGTCGACTATGTGTCGAATAAAGAGCCGTACAGCGCGCCGGTGGACTCCGCCGCCTCCAAATTTCACTTTCAGGAATCGGTGGCCGCCGACAGAAGAGCGACGCTGACGATCACGGTCCACGAATTTGGGTTCGAAAAGGCGGCCGATTGGAAACTTTTTCTGAACCAGCTTCGAAAATACAGCCAGACCACCTACGAGAAGCGAATCCGGAGCCTGTATCCCGTGAGCATGGACGAGGTGGAGGAGTTCATCCTGGCCGACCTCGTCTCCTCTTTTTCACACGACGCGCGATTCTACGCAACAAAAAAAATAACAGCCGGCGACGGCAGCGATTCCAAGGGAGTTTCCGCCAAAAAAGGCAGGCCGGATTCGCCAGCCGCCCCGGAACAGCAGCAACCCTCGAGCCGAGACAACGCCCAACCGCCCGGCTCCGCTCAGCCGGCCGCCAACGAGGCGCTCATGTCCCTGTCGCTCGACCCCGACGTGGGCGACTCGTTGGCGCCCAGCCTGTCCTCCCAAGCCTACCTGGGCACCTCGGTGGAAAGCGTGCCCAAACTCGTCCGGCTCCATCGCCAGCAAAGCCTAAATTACCAACTCCTCTCCGCCGCGGGCCTGGCCGAACTCACGGACGCCCAAGGACTGGTCGCGCAAGTCGACATCGCCTCGAGCTCCAACGCCGACCTGCAGACCGCCTCCTCGTCTCTGGAGCAGAACAGCAACGCCACGCTCTTCGGAGACCTACTGGAATAG
- the LOC126319924 gene encoding uncharacterized protein LOC126319924 → MEIIVNPFASRVFEAALKAIEAAGDSVELSDLQELVSSFTKNKDAIWLLDSSVYALKSLQKLMETLNRRPEWKRLKLSVRRSILHHANLNALVVTPHGSSFVQFVLLDSYHSDEKDYQLPDPVSEAGFQPKSVCSVRHSPEWNQMNGSAEYKIVHTMLTVDVPQFLDWLQDPSVAHLTETLILISPASAYDRMLKDMSERLVCMARHPVSHFVVQKLIECVQSLEQYRRILDRLGPCFPELVHSARGGVVLKLARAAIRYPEVQDEVCQHLSKAAATDHSAKYDWVIQLAKLRQQSKKPPSAVQQSGPKKKAKKGSTPIGMQILGELLQFQQKIASKIAAKILECEAPTLIDWTLDSVASRTMEAFFYSDQIPQPKKDRLIQIWQESSALHQLVLDKNGSHVVDACFRSANVNTKEELVKQLLPLKQNLRHVPHGKFVISRVNMDLYDKNPSEWRKHQEASIRHKKAFLELLNFDPNAQKKKRTKHETNEKEAKKIKRNETKKKSI, encoded by the exons ATGGAAATCATCGTCAACCCGTTCGCCTCAAGGGTGTTCGAGGCCGCGCTGAAGGCAATAGAGGCCGCGGGCGACTCGGTAG agctCTCCGACCTCCAAGAACTCGTCTCCTCGTTCACCAAAAACAAGGACGCCATCTGGCTCCTCGACTCATCGGTGTACGCCCTGAAGTCTCTACAGAAGCTCATGGAGACGCTCAATCGACGCCCCGAGTGGAAGCGTCTGAAGCTGTCTGTCCGTCGCTCTATCCTGCACCACGCAAACCTGAACGCCTTGGTCGTGACTCCCCACGGGTCCAGCTTCGTTCAGTTCGTACTGTTGGACAGCTACCACTCGGACGAAAAAGACTACCAATTGCCCGACCCCGTGTCCGAGGCGGGCTTTCAGCCGAAGTCCGTCTGTTCCGTCCGTCACAGTCCGGAGTGGAATCAGATGAACGGATCCGCCGAATACAAAATCGTACACACGATGTTGACGGTGGACGTCCCGCAATTTTTGGACTGGCTTCAGGACCCCTCCGTGGCCCACCTGACGGAGACGCTGATCCTAATCTCCCCCGCGTCCGcctacgaccgcatgttgaaggataTGTCCGAGAGGCTCGTGTGCATGGCTCGCCACCCGGTGAGTCACTTCGTTGTGCAGAAGTTGATCGAATGCGTTCAGTCCCTGGAGCAATATCGCCGCATACTGGACCGCTTGGGCCCCTGCTTCCCGGAACTCGTGCACAGCGCGAGGGGCGGCGTCGTACTGAAGCTGGCTCGCGCCGCGATCCGGTATCCGGAAGTTCAGGACGAAGTGTGCCAACACCTGAGCAAGGCCGCTGCCACCGATCACTCTGCCAAGTACGATTGGGTCATCCAACTGGCGAAGCTGCGCCAGCAAAGCAAGAAGCCTCCCTCCGCCGTCCAACAGTCGGGGCCAAAAAAAAAAGCCAAAAAAGGCTCCACGCCAATCGGTATGCAAATTCTAGGCGAGTTGCTGCAGTTTCAGCAAAAAATTGCCTCTAAGATCGCCGCGAAAATACTGGAGTGCGAAGCGCCAACGCTCATCGACTGGACATTGGACTCGGTCGCCAGTCGCACAATGGAAGCCTTTTTCTACTCGGATCAAATTCCTCAGCCCAAAAAAGACCGTTTGATCCAAATTTGGCAAGAATCCTCCGCGCTTCACCAGCTTGTCCTCGACAAAAACGGCAGCCACGTCGTGGACGCGTGCTTTCGAAGCGCCAACGTGAACACCAAAGAAGAACTAGTCAAGCAGCTCCTACCGCTAAAGCAAAACCTCCGGCACGTACCTCACGGGAAGTTCGTTATCAGCCGCGTAAACATGGACCTGTACGACAAAAACCCATCCGAGTGGAGGAAGCACCAAGAAGCAAGCATCAGACATAAAAAGGCGTTCCTGGAACTCCTGAACTTCGACCCGAATGCTCAAAAAAAGAAGCGCACAAAGCACGAAACCAACGAAAAGGAGGCGAAAAAAATCAAGCGAAACGAGACCAAAAAAAAATCGATTTAG
- the LOC126319925 gene encoding zinc finger HIT domain-containing protein 2-like isoform X2 has product MEEFYRQQFISAIRSQRPATEEEKRELLDILDRESIRRRQDEDEMKRLFGDLPADDSAEDARESKEPTEISELSDLDPYDPRLSEHVPPSLVSEMNEWIKSGLHSSVIKPWIPWWYRNHLTPAISVSDEFQEAGSQVNDETYQDDAEAKLELEPASSPQILSSVPPISSLTKSRPSPLNLFNITNVVYAYVYAKLIYNGDWEGDVESEVVDVLLSTSLTLSKNLVYQNATTACQSAIEASVRLVYARQTPRFCVSIIRDVVKIFANGSPFVQACLSELYRLFSKQPNANIHKKQGCLLKNVARKLLFMISWCKDQADIQPYLRVCRELEAMLLEKEADMAASRLETGVKDKKIEVLEDESREEEQLCTRA; this is encoded by the coding sequence ATGGAGGAGTTCTACAGACAGCAGTTCATAAGCGCCATCCGGAGCCAAAGACCCGCGACGGAAGAAGAAAAGCGAGAGCTCTTAGACATATTGGACCGAGAGTCCATCCGACGCCGGCAAGACGAGGACGAGATGAAGCGTTTATTTGGCGACTTGCCTGCTGATGACTCTGCGGAAGACGCTCGCGAAAGCAAGGAACCCACGGAAATCTCTGAGCTGTCCGACCTCGACCCGTACGACCCTCGACTCTCCGAACATGTCCCCCCCAGTCTGGTGTCAGAGATGAACGAGTGGATCAAGTCCGGGCTACATTCTTCGGTCATCAAACCTTGGATTCCGTGGTGGTACAGAAACCATCTGACCCCAGCAATCTCTGTCTCGGACGAGTTCCAAGAAGCAGGCAGCCAGGTCAACGACGAGACGTACCAAGACGACGCCGAGGCGAAACTAGAGCTAGAACCAGCTTCTAGTCCTCAAATCTTGAGCTCTGTACCGCCTATCTCTTCTTTGACGAAGAGCCGACCGTCTCCCCTCAACCTGTTTAACATCACTAATGTCGTATATGCGTACGTATACGCAAAGCTGATTTACAACGGCGACTGGGAAGGAGACGTAGAAAGCGAAGTTGTCGACGTGTTGCTTTCGACCTCCTTGACACTTTCGAAGAACCTCGTCTATCAAAATGCGACCACTGCCTGTCAAAGTGCAATCGAAGCCTCCGTTCGACTGGTCTATGCCAGACAAACGCCGAGGTTCTGCGTGTCGATCATCCGTGACGTGGTGAAGATCTTCGCCAACGGCTCGCCCTTTGTGCAGGCGTGTTTGAGCGAGTTGTACCGACTTTTTTCGAAGCAACCGAATGCAAACATACACAAAAAGCAGGGCTGTTTATTGAAAAACGTTGCTCGCAAGCTGCTCTTCATGATATCTTGGTGCAAGGACCAAGCGGACATCCAGCCGTATCTGCGTGTGTGCCGAGAACTCGAGGCCATGCTGCTGGAAAAAGAAGCCGACATGGCGGCGAGCAGGCTGGAGACGGGTGTGAAGGACAAAAAAATCGAAGTGCTTGAAGACGAGTCAAGAGAAGAAGAGCAGCTTTGCACGCGGGCGTGA
- the LOC126319934 gene encoding aldo-keto reductase family 1 member B1-like, with protein sequence MMLSLALTNLVKPLHGKRLLTSRPMSYCTESPSVTNTAKSTVPNAKLLSGLEMPVLGLGTWKSSPGLVKDSVKAALRAGYRHIDCASIYQNEKQVGEGLREGMQELGLSRSDIWITGKLWNTFHRPDLVRQACEQSLQDLGLKYLDLYLMHWPVDQIPPDGPKIAGDPSVEETPIWETYEAMNDLHKEGLVKAIGVSNFSVKEIEDLIQDTGLIPEVNQVEIHPYLPQHALVDFCHSKGIQVTAYSPLATASKPKQSQYPPLLEHELVQELAKKYARTSAQIVLRWSVQRNLVVIPKSVNENRIQENYNIWDFSLSDEDMTKLSNMNIKMRFVKPSFHVFKEEE encoded by the exons ATGATGCTGTCACTTGCTCTCACGAACTTGGTCAAACCATTACACGGAAAACGCTTGCTCACATCGCGCCCCATGTCGTACTGTACTGAATCGCCATCGGTCACCAACACTGCGAAGTCAACGGTTCCAAATGCCAAGCTACTGAGCGGCCTAGAAATGCCCGTCCTCGGGCTTGG GACTTGGAAGTCGAGCCCCGGTCTTGTAAAAGATTCTGTGAAGGCAGCATTGCGCGCCGGATACCGACACATTG ATTGCGCCTCAATCTATCAAAACGAAAAACAAGTCGGGGAGGGCCTCAGAGAAGGCATGCAAGAACTGGGACTTTCCCGTTCAGACATCTGGATAACCGGGAAACTCTGGAACACCTTTCATCGTCCAGATCTTGTCCGCCAAGCTTGCGAACAATCACTTCAGGACCTAGGACTCAAATACCTAGACCTGTATTTGATGCACTGGCCTGTAGATCAAATTCCTCCAGACGGCCCCAAAATCGCCGGGGACCCCTCGGTCGAAGAAACGCCCATTTGGGAAACGTACGAGGCTATGAACGATCTGCACAAGGAAGGGCTTGTCAAGGCGATAGGTGTCAGTAACTTCAGCGTCAAGGAGATTGAAGACCTCATCCAGGATACCGGCCTCATTCCCGAAGTCAACCAAGTGGAAATTCACCCCTATTTACCGCAACATGCCTTGGTAGATTTCTGCCATTCAAAAGGCATCCAAGTTACCGCGTACAGCCCCTTAGCAACCGCCTCGAAACCAAAACAGAGCCAATACCCCCCTTTGCTAGAACATGAACTCGTTCAAGAACTCGCCAAAAAATACGCCCGCACATCAGCTCAAATCGTCCTCAGATGGTCCGTTCAAAGAAACCTCGTTGTCATTCCCAAATCCGTGAACGAAAACAGAATACAGGAAAATTACAACATATGGGATTTCAGCCTCTCAGACGAGGATATGACGAAGCTGAGCAACATGAACATCAAAATGCGATTTGTGAAACCCTCTTTTCACGTTTTCAAAGAAGAAGAATAG
- the LOC126319925 gene encoding zinc finger HIT domain-containing protein 2-like isoform X1 encodes MTNAETARQLPRNIRVSDTPPQPSEPKQICHVCRVAPAVYTCPRCQAKYCGLPCYKKHGEACMEEFYRQQFISAIRSQRPATEEEKRELLDILDRESIRRRQDEDEMKRLFGDLPADDSAEDARESKEPTEISELSDLDPYDPRLSEHVPPSLVSEMNEWIKSGLHSSVIKPWIPWWYRNHLTPAISVSDEFQEAGSQVNDETYQDDAEAKLELEPASSPQILSSVPPISSLTKSRPSPLNLFNITNVVYAYVYAKLIYNGDWEGDVESEVVDVLLSTSLTLSKNLVYQNATTACQSAIEASVRLVYARQTPRFCVSIIRDVVKIFANGSPFVQACLSELYRLFSKQPNANIHKKQGCLLKNVARKLLFMISWCKDQADIQPYLRVCRELEAMLLEKEADMAASRLETGVKDKKIEVLEDESREEEQLCTRA; translated from the exons ATGACGAACGCCGAGACGGCTCGACAACTTCCGCGCAACATCCGAGTTTCTGACACCCCGCCTCAGCCTTCAGAGCCGAAACAAATTTGCCACGT CTGCCGTGTCGCGCCTGCCGTGTATACCTGTCCTAGATGTCAAGCAAAGTACTGCGGCCTGCCTTGCTACAAA AAGCACGGCGAGGCCTGTATGGAGGAGTTCTACAGACAGCAGTTCATAAGCGCCATCCGGAGCCAAAGACCCGCGACGGAAGAAGAAAAGCGAGAGCTCTTAGACATATTGGACCGAGAGTCCATCCGACGCCGGCAAGACGAGGACGAGATGAAGCGTTTATTTGGCGACTTGCCTGCTGATGACTCTGCGGAAGACGCTCGCGAAAGCAAGGAACCCACGGAAATCTCTGAGCTGTCCGACCTCGACCCGTACGACCCTCGACTCTCCGAACATGTCCCCCCCAGTCTGGTGTCAGAGATGAACGAGTGGATCAAGTCCGGGCTACATTCTTCGGTCATCAAACCTTGGATTCCGTGGTGGTACAGAAACCATCTGACCCCAGCAATCTCTGTCTCGGACGAGTTCCAAGAAGCAGGCAGCCAGGTCAACGACGAGACGTACCAAGACGACGCCGAGGCGAAACTAGAGCTAGAACCAGCTTCTAGTCCTCAAATCTTGAGCTCTGTACCGCCTATCTCTTCTTTGACGAAGAGCCGACCGTCTCCCCTCAACCTGTTTAACATCACTAATGTCGTATATGCGTACGTATACGCAAAGCTGATTTACAACGGCGACTGGGAAGGAGACGTAGAAAGCGAAGTTGTCGACGTGTTGCTTTCGACCTCCTTGACACTTTCGAAGAACCTCGTCTATCAAAATGCGACCACTGCCTGTCAAAGTGCAATCGAAGCCTCCGTTCGACTGGTCTATGCCAGACAAACGCCGAGGTTCTGCGTGTCGATCATCCGTGACGTGGTGAAGATCTTCGCCAACGGCTCGCCCTTTGTGCAGGCGTGTTTGAGCGAGTTGTACCGACTTTTTTCGAAGCAACCGAATGCAAACATACACAAAAAGCAGGGCTGTTTATTGAAAAACGTTGCTCGCAAGCTGCTCTTCATGATATCTTGGTGCAAGGACCAAGCGGACATCCAGCCGTATCTGCGTGTGTGCCGAGAACTCGAGGCCATGCTGCTGGAAAAAGAAGCCGACATGGCGGCGAGCAGGCTGGAGACGGGTGTGAAGGACAAAAAAATCGAAGTGCTTGAAGACGAGTCAAGAGAAGAAGAGCAGCTTTGCACGCGGGCGTGA